CTCTTCCCTATCTTTTCTATCCAGGGTGGGTTGGCTGGGCAGAGTTCAACCAAGACCCAGCGGATCTTCTCCAGCGCTCAAGAAACAGCAAGTGATTGGCTAAGCACAGGGCAGAGAAAGGCACCCAAGcaagaggaggaaggaaagaatgacgATGACCGAAGAAGCACGGTACAGTATTTGATGATTTCGTTTGCTTTagttacaccccacttttctccccaatcggGACTCCACATTGCTTACAGCCTTCATTTtagtctcacaacaaccctgcgaggtaggtgaggctgagagtgcgcggctggcccaagatcacccagagggttgccaacctccctgtactagctggaggtctcctgctattacagctgacctccagctgacagagatcagttcacctggagaaaatggccccttggcaattggactctatggcattgaagtccctccccaaaccccgccatcctcaggctccgcccccaaacccttccgccaatggcaaagagggacccctggcaaccctaattatccagcatacttccatggcagagtggggattaaatAGGGtcgacaggtccctcttcgccaccagcaggaggtttctgggacggagcctgaggagggcgggggtttgggaaggggagggacttcaatgccatagagtccaattgccaaagcggccattttctccaggtgaactgatctctatcggctggagatcagttgtaatagcaggagatctccagctagtacctggaggttggcaaccctaggattagaaccggtgtctcccagatcctagtgtgacaccCTCATGGCGACACCATTCTAGCTCCCAAAGCGTCTGCGTACTGGTCGTGATGTGACATTTCTCAACATTTCAGAAGTCGTCCCTCCAGCCTGTCAATTGGGGCCAGGGCCTGGCAATGCCGAGGCAAACAGCCGCTTTGGTACACACCCACACAAGCAGGGTCGGTGCTTGGTACAAGAAATGTTTGGTACAAGAAagacgctgcagaggaaggcaatggcaaaacacccctgcttctcccttgccttgaaagcccccttgccggggtcaccagaagtgggaggctaagaagaagaagagttggtttttatatgccaactttctctaccacttaagggagaatcaaaccagcttacaatccaaatcaaaccagcttacaaccttcccttcccctccccacaacagacaccctgtgaggtgggtggggctgagagagtgctaagagaactgtgactagcccaaggtcagccagagggcttcacgtggaggagtggggaatcaaaccagctctccagatcagactccaccgctaagCTTGGGATGGGACACCAgcaagggagactctgcagaggaagccaatggtgaaaaacctctgctttgcatttgccttgaaagccccttgctgcggtcaccataaattgggagctaagcagggacggtgcttagatgggagaccaccaaggaagactctgcagaggaaggccatgacaaaccacctctgcttgtcatttgcattgaaaggcccttgctggggtagCCATACGTTGGGAGCGAAGCAGGGTTGatgcttggatgggggaccaaggaagactctgcagaggcaggccacggcaaaccacctctgcttctcatttgccttgaaagcccatcaCTGGGATCATTATacgttggaagctaagcagggtcggtgcttggatgggggaccaccaagaaagactctgcagaggaaggcaagggcaaaccacctctgtttctcccttgccttgaaatccccttgcaggggtcgccatatgttggaTGTAGAATAATTCGATGCGCGTGTGCTGTCGCTCATGGAGGGGTCTGGTTTCTTTCCCCGCTTTTCCAGACCGAAGGGAGTGCCAAGGCCCGGAGCCTGGTGGGCAGCCTGACCCAGAGCCTGCAAGCAGCCTATCTCTCCGCCGTCTCTGCCCTGAAGGGGGACCCCGTCCCACCCTGCAGTGCAGCCGGACAGCGCCTGCACCTCTCGCCGCGCAGGGCGGGGTCCGAGGCGAGCACAAAAGCGGGCACGCTGTGGGGGGTCCTGCAGACCATCGCCAGCGGCTTTCTGGGCACGATCTTCCACTACGTACCAGTAAGTGATCTCTCCTGCCACAGTCGGGGAGCTGAGGAGGTAGAGGAGCAAGTGGGACGGGCAGCGGCTGGGATTGATGCAAGCCACACTCCTGGTGGTTAGTAATCCAGAAAGGCTACAAGTGCTTAAAcaggaggttggaattcaaacaaaacagcacaagaacAAAGAGCCAACCTATGGCACATAAATACCCAAATTGGAAATTGCTAATAGAAGTGTATTATCAAAGCAACCAACGGGTATACAAACACAGTTGACAAAAAAAATCAGGTGCAAGACCAACAGGTCAAGTATAACAAGTTACATAAAATGCAAGGCGTTTGAAAGTTCAAAAGCAACGGAGCGATAAAGATGCAATGagcttccggtaaattcccatttcataacgattttttcaagcttccaagTCTTCCGTATGCTTGAGAGTCCATTTATGAGGCAAAGGAATGTACCTTCCTCGTAATCACGGACGGCTAGCTGTGCCAGGGGTTGGCTCTTTgttcttgtgctgttttgtttgaattccaacctccaggtggtggctggagatctccagctattacaactgatctccaggcgatagacatagttcccctggagaaaatggctactttggaaggtagactctacggcattatgccccaccgaagtccctcccaaaccccaccctcctcaggctccatccccaaaatctccaggtatttcccaacccggagccggcaaccctacgcTCATTATTTGGGTCTTCTGATCTCCTTCATGAAGATGCTGAGCCAAGGGTGGGCCATTCCCCTGTGGCGTGGTGCCACATGGCTGCAAGATGGGTGCATGAATATTGCAGATGGACAAGGCCTCTTGCATGGATCTTTCCATTCAGCACCATCCCATCTGGCTGGATGCCAGTCGGGTGGGAAAGTCCCAGCTTATCAgtcggggttgccaacctccaggtagtagctggagatctcctgctattacaactgatctccagccaatagagatcagttcgcctggagaaagtggccgctttggccattggactctatggcattgaagggagggacgtcaatgccatagagtccaatgaccaaagcggccattttctccaggtgaactgatctctatcggatggagatcagttgtaaaagcagatctccagctagtacctggaggttggcaaccctacccgcggACCACCCTGCTGAGTTTACCTTCTCTGTGTGCCTCTTTCTACTTCTGGTTTAGGTGCCACGGCTCTTGGCGAAGGAAGAGGGGACTGCGGCTGGGATAACAGATGGGGCCGAGACATACCAGCAGCAGGAAAGCCGCCAGCCCCTGGCCACccgtgcccaggaaagggggccCCATGATCAGCTGCGGGGAGACTGGCAGTCCAACCGAGggcacctccccctccccttcctcaatCTCGACGAGCCCCACCCGGTGCAGCAAGCCCCCTTCCAACACCGGAGCCCGGCGTTAGAGGCCAACTCCACCAGCGCCCGCAAATCTGCCTTCTCCCCTTACAAAGAGGCAGCTGGCAGCCGGCGGTTGAGCGAAGGGCTGTACCGCTCCAACTCTGAGTCTGTGTATGGCAAGGCTCACTACCCAGGCCTTTACCGTCCTTAAGAAAGACTGAATGGCCCGGTGTCTCCCTTCAGTCCGAGTCTGCTCATTCTTCCTACTGGCTttgcaagcttccacggcaagtttagggttgccagcctctatgtagtagctggagatctcctgctattacaactgatctccaactgatagagatcagttcacctggagaaaatggccgctttggcaattggactctatggcattgaagcccctccccaaaccccaccctcctcatgctccgtcccaaaaacctcctgccgttggcaaagagggacctgacaaccctaggcaagTTCCTTATGAACTGGGGCTGTAGCTTACCTGCCTTGCTAGGTGGGGCTGCCATGTTTCTGGTGCGGATAGGGCTGGCTATAAAGATGTGAATGGAGGAACCAGGGATTTCCTCATAcagttgagcatcccttatctggactgatctgaataTGCGGACTGATCTGAACACCGGACCTTTTAAGCCAGCATGTGGGCATTACTCATAGGCCCTCagcacatgaacatgtgaagctgccttatactgaatcagacccttggtccatcaaagtcaatattgtctactcagatcggcagcagctctccagggtctcaggaagaggtctttcgcatcacctacttgtttggtccctttaactggagatgccggggattaaacctgggaccttctgcatgccaaccagatgctctaccactgagccacagcctctcccccactgatggttcaatgtacacacaattgttaaaaaatattgctttaaattacattcaggctatgtgtataaagtatatataaaacataaatgaatttcgtgtttagacttgggtcccatcccaaaGATATCTCATGTATGCATAAACATtccaaaatattctaaaatatggaaagatccaaaatatggaccacttctggtcccaagcggtccggataaaggatactTACCTGTAGCACAATAatcacatgcagctgccttataccgagtcagacctTTAGTCCaccaaggtcattattgtctactctgacccagagcagctctccggggtctctggTCAAggtcctttcacatcatcttctgcccgatctctttaactggaggtgccaggaattgaacatgggaccttctacatgcaaggcagaggctctgccacttaGCTTTGGCCCCTTATTTAAGTTCCTTTCTCTGgtgtcagacctttggtctaccaaggtcaccGTTTCccgctctgaccggcagcagccctccaggattTCAGGAAGAGATCTTTTGCATCACCGACTTCCTGAGTTGGTTTTTCTGGAGATTCCAGACACTGAGAACAGGcagacaaagcagatgctctaccactgagcttcagtccctccccaaaggccatttatgcttggtaatcagcagcgcgttccaggctgaagtgccccgcacatttatttgagtttttcacgctgaaccgccaTTCAGGAAGcgactgtgaagccggcacataccttaacagcccctttaacgtgaccttttgtgtttgctccgcccctgccttgaagaatcccctccaggaagcatgcaaaatcacagccgtgcgttagctatgcaaacggcagttgctaatggaaggaacgaaggcgcaggcgagtggggtggtggtggaatttctccttttgcttcgggaccatggataggcattttaaaggttgcatttaaaaaaagctttgagcgagcatcaaaattcaccctgcataaatggccaaagagaactTTCTACGCGCCAGGCcctattgtatgtattttaacgtCTAGGAATTGTTAGCATCAGAGATGTGTAAGAACAGTTATTTTTATGTTTGGAAACGTCTACCTACTTATAATGAATACCTTCCTTAAATAAACTACAGCTTCTGCAGATTATCTCTGATCCACTGAAAACATGTCAACTCCCAATAAACTCCCTGTCTTGTGCTCACAGAACTTCCGCTTCGCCCTTGGTTTGACAGTTTATTCGCAACGTGGGATCCAACCAAGATGTTCCCCTCACGTAGATCAACACGGCACTTCGTCGACTCACAAGGGATGGTTATCTCCATCCAGTCTTAAAGGTGGACTTCTCTGAGGTCCTTTGGTGGGCAAAAACCCGTGCGGGTTTTATTTAATAGGGCAGCATCATTTCTGCAGCTGAAATAAGCAGAGCGAATGCATTCGGCGATTGTactctgttttttatttatttactttgttgataccccacttttcttccccagTAGGGATCCatagcagcttctctctcttctCCGCTCCTCACAATATACCCGTGAGGTAGGCTAGCCTGATAGTGTGTGatcagcccgaggtcacccagcaggcttccctggcagagtgggggatttgaacctgggtctccaagctCCTAGTcccatgctctaaccactacaccagactctCACCCGAGCCATGTTGGCTGGATCCAAGAATCTTTTTCCAGAGCTAGTGCTGGGTTCTGTGTTGACTGAAAGATGGTTTCCATCGCATCAGCAGAAGATGGGTGGGAGAGGTGTGCTCTGAGCAtatacaagaagaagaggaggaagagaagttggtttttctatgctgactttctctaccacttaaggaagaatccaaccagcttacaatcaccttcccttccccacaacagacaccctgcgaggtaggtggggctgagagagtgtgactagcccaaggccacccagctggcttcatgtgtaggagaggggaaacaaatccggtccaccagattagcctccgcctctcacgtggatgaatggggaatcgaacccggttctccagatcagagtccaccgctccaaaccaccgctcttaacaactacataaTGCCCTTCCATCGCCGCTGCCGGGTGCCCTGCGCGTCTGGGGTTGGAGGGCCGGGAACCTTGCTTCCTTCTCACGCTTTGAGGAGTCATCCCCTTACCGGCTGCCAACTTCACCAACCGTCAGGGGCCCGGGGGATACTTTCCCAGCAGACGCAGCATCTGCCCGGGGCCAGATTATTTCAGATCCGCCGCACCCACACAAGCTCTGGAAAAAAGCCACGTCTCTGTCTGTACAGGCGCATGCAAGAACACTGCTGAACAACAGCAGCCGCATGCTGTCAGGGAACGGATCCCGAAGGAAGAGAGGACACGGAGTTCTCGGCACGGACTTGCATCGCCACCGCTTGGGAACTAACGCGAGTTCGACAGCGCTGGAGGCGGAAGGAGTGTTTGGCAAAGATCTCGGGGGAAAGAGATGTAGCTGAAGATCTGTTTCCCCAGGCGGCTAATACCACGGAGGGATGGATGCCAGACTCTACCAGGTGAGGCTAAGATCGTATTGCGCCAAGTTCCTAATTATCCCTGAATTAGGAAGTGGGCTGCGATCCCAACGCCGCTTTGCTGGGAGGGCTTAACTCTGAGCAGGCCTGCTTCGCAAggctccagagtggtgtagtggttaagagtggtgttttggagcggtggactggagaaccgggtttgattccccactcctccacatgagtggcggaggctaatctggggcccggatttgtttccccactcctccacatgaagccagctggatgaccttgggctagtcacacactctcagccccaccaacctcacagggtgtctgttgtggggagg
The Euleptes europaea isolate rEulEur1 chromosome 20, rEulEur1.hap1, whole genome shotgun sequence genome window above contains:
- the PLIN1 gene encoding perilipin-1 — protein: MAAKGNQAMPNGSRKEENAFWRVLRLPVVNSACSSLQKTYNAAKESHPLVASVCDAYERGIQAASSLAAWSMKPVVRKLEPQLAVANVLACQGLDHLEQRIPALHKPVEEVTSELKGSIGTHIQSARHSIADALDWILGLAEESCEQAQNTVRDVVEDARSSRVSYMAEAGVEVAIGKVEKLVGALRPKPECNSAREDSEIRVSREGSPSGIFGRVSALALNVSQLAYRQTTRTIQHTRAKGEEWAMWIPGLGGLAGQSSTKTQRIFSSAQETASDWLSTGQRKAPKQEEEGKNDDDRRSTTEGSAKARSLVGSLTQSLQAAYLSAVSALKGDPVPPCSAAGQRLHLSPRRAGSEASTKAGTLWGVLQTIASGFLGTIFHYVPVPRLLAKEEGTAAGITDGAETYQQQESRQPLATRAQERGPHDQLRGDWQSNRGHLPLPFLNLDEPHPVQQAPFQHRSPALEANSTSARKSAFSPYKEAAGSRRLSEGLYRSNSESVYGKAHYPGLYRP